A genomic window from Micromonospora violae includes:
- a CDS encoding type I polyketide synthase, protein MNTSTDRSDPIAIVGMAAVMPGAGNLESYWRNLVDGVDAITDVPAHRWDEEFYDPEQAHRPDRMYCRRGGFVDEFATFEPLRFGIMPASVADIEPDQLIALNVAAAAIDDAGGADRLPGGDRVGVILGRGGILSPAQARYAQRVRMSSQVIQVLRELIPELDQSRLDLVREKFDERLGPYQPEGTIGLVPNLAASRVANRLNLRGPAYTLDAACASSLIAVDQAITELTSGRLDAVLAGGVHHVHDISFWSVFNQLRALSRRGESRPFHRESDGLLIGEGTGVVVLKRWSDAVRDGDRVYAVIRGSGMSSDGRSASMFNPASSGQVLAIRRAWESAGLDPTAPDALGLLEAHGTGTPTGDAAELVSVAEVFGPRSGDGPRPVIGSVKSMIGHTMPAAGIAGLIKATLAVHRGVLPPTLHCDDPRSEMAATRFAPIATARPWESDGPRRAGVNAFGFGGINAHVIIEQAPEPAGVRNRPTSGPMAAGGADVGGGAGSTVASSTVAVAEPDQVLWLAAPDPVRLASLLSRDDHEVRTLGVERARSNRPANGAETCRLGIVNPTDKLLAVARKTVARGQAWRGGRDIWFSPSPLLASGTGRLAFVFPGLEAEFAPRTADIAAHLGLPDRQWSASDLGRHGAGLIEVGKLLDKALHHIGVQPDAVAGHSIGEWTAAATSGQISTAAMDEFLELFHADSVEVSGYVFAAVGAGADRVTPMLGDFPGVLLSHDNAPAQSVVNGPEPQVDRLVEALRTENVLCQKLPFRSAFHTPVFVDGLQSIGAALRRWEVHPTRIPVWSATLAAPFPADEAQVNALFVRHMMEPVWFRQTVAAMYDAGIRVFLQVGAGQLASLISDNLRGREHLAMPVNVKHRSGLDQLRRVATAIWVEGGSPNLTALDPPLAKAPAKPVRRGPSIPLDLGGPLVRLGAGAAGLLGVSAGGTPPSHLSAGPPNHGAAVPIGASPTVGAGRQPEPAGTGVNPAAALAALHRLTGRSSAAAELAALLQDTARDAVNVLDAAARPAPPVAPRPDVGQPPVAQPAGSSRTAAPAGPTIGNGVPPANGVATGKAVSGSASNGDPGTVRRITLRVSVENMPYLRDHCFFVQPPDWPKMEDRWPVVPATTLVQHMVDAAEQAMPGMRAVGVRDARFNRWLIAEPGQDVEIAVKPSGDGLFSVTFGPYARSTVQLAADYPADPPEVWRHDPATERPPRISAEEMYAERLMFHGPQFQGITAVHALGDMHVRGVVTAPVPPGALLDNALQLIGNWLITTQPFRTVALPVGLGHIRYFGPPPAPGTDLECVARVRSIDDAQLVADTQLVVDGRVWAQIEGAVDRRFDSHPQARPAERFPERHPMSLIQPEGWTMAFDCWTDLVTQGMAARGILGSAAYADYERQPARSRKQWLLGRIAVKDAVRFRLWEDGHRDIYPIELTVGNDPDGRPRVHGRPGRDMRECDVSLAHCAEIGVAIAKPRGPASPPDAPGVGIDVAEITDHPESTLRFALTDGETALLDSLGGDAEERRHWFTRFWAAKEAVGKAEGTGLDGRPRRFVVTSATDTVLTVHVGGRSYPVEHREVGNPEDLPPRRYVVAWTWGPRTGTDQP, encoded by the coding sequence ATGAACACGAGTACCGATCGGAGCGACCCGATCGCGATCGTCGGGATGGCGGCGGTGATGCCCGGCGCCGGCAACCTGGAGAGCTACTGGCGCAATCTGGTCGACGGGGTGGACGCGATCACCGACGTGCCGGCGCACCGGTGGGACGAGGAGTTCTACGACCCGGAGCAGGCCCACCGGCCGGACCGGATGTACTGCCGGCGCGGCGGGTTCGTCGACGAGTTCGCGACCTTCGAGCCGCTGCGGTTCGGCATCATGCCCGCCTCGGTGGCGGATATCGAACCGGACCAGCTCATCGCCCTGAACGTGGCCGCCGCCGCGATCGACGACGCCGGCGGCGCGGACCGACTGCCCGGCGGCGACCGGGTCGGTGTGATCCTCGGGCGGGGCGGCATCCTCAGTCCGGCTCAGGCCCGCTACGCCCAACGGGTGCGGATGTCGAGCCAGGTCATCCAGGTGCTGCGGGAGCTGATTCCGGAGCTGGACCAGAGCCGGCTCGACCTGGTACGCGAGAAGTTCGACGAGCGGCTCGGCCCGTACCAGCCGGAGGGGACGATCGGTCTGGTGCCGAACCTGGCCGCGTCCCGGGTGGCCAACCGGCTCAACCTGCGCGGTCCGGCGTACACCCTGGACGCGGCCTGCGCCTCGTCGCTGATCGCGGTCGACCAGGCGATCACCGAGCTGACCAGCGGACGGTTGGACGCCGTCCTGGCCGGTGGTGTGCACCACGTTCACGACATCAGCTTCTGGTCGGTGTTCAACCAGTTGCGGGCGCTGTCCAGGCGCGGCGAGAGCCGGCCGTTCCACCGGGAGTCCGACGGCTTGCTGATCGGCGAGGGCACCGGTGTGGTCGTCCTCAAGCGGTGGTCCGACGCGGTCCGGGACGGCGACCGGGTGTACGCCGTCATCCGGGGCAGCGGGATGTCCAGCGACGGCCGCTCGGCGAGCATGTTCAACCCGGCCTCCTCCGGACAGGTGCTGGCCATCCGGCGGGCGTGGGAATCGGCAGGGCTGGACCCGACCGCGCCGGACGCACTGGGGTTGCTGGAGGCGCACGGCACCGGCACACCCACCGGCGACGCAGCCGAACTGGTCTCGGTGGCCGAGGTCTTCGGACCGCGATCGGGCGACGGGCCACGCCCGGTGATCGGATCGGTCAAGTCGATGATCGGGCACACCATGCCGGCCGCCGGCATCGCCGGTCTGATCAAGGCCACGCTCGCGGTGCACCGGGGGGTTTTGCCGCCCACGCTGCACTGCGACGATCCACGCTCGGAGATGGCCGCGACCCGGTTCGCCCCGATCGCCACCGCCCGCCCGTGGGAGAGCGACGGGCCGCGTCGCGCCGGGGTGAACGCCTTCGGCTTCGGCGGCATCAACGCACACGTCATCATCGAGCAGGCGCCCGAGCCCGCCGGTGTACGGAACCGGCCGACCAGCGGGCCGATGGCGGCGGGTGGAGCGGATGTCGGAGGAGGCGCGGGCTCGACCGTGGCCAGCTCGACGGTTGCGGTGGCCGAGCCGGACCAGGTGCTCTGGCTCGCCGCGCCGGACCCCGTCCGCTTGGCGAGCCTGCTGTCCCGCGACGACCACGAGGTGCGGACCCTCGGCGTCGAACGGGCCCGGAGCAACCGGCCCGCCAACGGGGCCGAAACGTGCCGACTCGGCATCGTCAACCCGACCGACAAGCTGCTGGCCGTCGCCCGCAAGACGGTGGCCCGCGGTCAGGCATGGCGGGGCGGACGGGACATCTGGTTCAGCCCGTCGCCGCTGTTGGCCTCCGGCACCGGGCGCCTCGCCTTCGTCTTCCCCGGCCTGGAGGCGGAGTTCGCGCCCCGTACCGCAGACATCGCCGCGCACCTCGGACTGCCGGATCGGCAGTGGTCCGCCTCGGACCTGGGCCGGCACGGCGCCGGGCTGATCGAGGTCGGCAAACTCCTCGACAAGGCGCTGCACCACATCGGCGTGCAACCGGACGCGGTCGCCGGACACAGCATTGGCGAGTGGACCGCCGCGGCGACCAGTGGGCAGATCAGCACGGCGGCGATGGACGAATTCCTGGAACTGTTCCACGCCGACTCGGTCGAGGTGTCCGGATACGTCTTCGCCGCCGTGGGAGCTGGCGCGGACCGGGTCACCCCGATGCTCGGTGACTTTCCGGGTGTTCTTCTCTCGCACGACAACGCCCCGGCGCAGTCGGTGGTGAACGGCCCCGAACCCCAGGTGGACCGGCTCGTAGAGGCCCTGCGTACGGAGAACGTGCTGTGTCAGAAGCTGCCGTTCCGGTCGGCCTTCCACACTCCCGTGTTCGTCGACGGCCTGCAGTCGATCGGCGCGGCGCTGCGCCGGTGGGAGGTACACCCGACCCGGATACCGGTCTGGTCGGCGACCCTGGCGGCACCGTTCCCCGCCGACGAGGCGCAGGTCAATGCCCTGTTCGTCAGGCACATGATGGAGCCGGTCTGGTTCCGTCAGACCGTGGCGGCGATGTACGACGCCGGGATACGGGTCTTCCTCCAGGTCGGTGCGGGACAGCTCGCCTCGCTGATCAGCGACAACCTGCGCGGGCGCGAGCATCTCGCGATGCCGGTCAACGTGAAGCACCGCAGCGGGCTGGACCAGCTCCGCCGGGTCGCCACCGCGATCTGGGTGGAGGGCGGCAGCCCGAACCTGACCGCGCTCGATCCACCGTTGGCGAAGGCACCCGCGAAGCCGGTACGCCGTGGCCCGTCGATTCCGCTGGACCTCGGTGGCCCACTGGTCCGGCTCGGGGCGGGCGCCGCCGGTCTGCTCGGCGTGTCAGCGGGCGGCACCCCGCCGAGCCACCTATCCGCAGGTCCGCCGAATCACGGTGCGGCCGTTCCGATCGGCGCCTCGCCGACGGTTGGGGCGGGTCGCCAGCCGGAGCCGGCGGGTACCGGCGTCAACCCGGCGGCGGCGCTTGCCGCCCTGCACAGGTTGACCGGGCGGTCCAGCGCGGCCGCGGAACTCGCCGCGCTGTTGCAGGACACGGCTCGGGACGCGGTGAACGTTCTGGACGCGGCCGCCCGACCGGCTCCGCCGGTAGCGCCGCGCCCGGATGTCGGACAACCCCCGGTCGCCCAGCCTGCCGGATCCTCCCGAACCGCCGCCCCCGCGGGCCCTACCATCGGCAACGGCGTTCCTCCGGCCAACGGGGTCGCCACCGGCAAGGCGGTCAGCGGCAGCGCGAGCAACGGCGACCCGGGTACGGTTCGGCGGATCACGTTGCGGGTCTCCGTCGAGAACATGCCGTACCTGAGGGATCACTGCTTCTTCGTCCAGCCACCGGACTGGCCGAAGATGGAGGACCGGTGGCCGGTGGTGCCGGCCACCACCCTGGTCCAGCACATGGTCGACGCGGCGGAGCAGGCCATGCCGGGCATGCGGGCGGTGGGCGTACGCGACGCCCGGTTCAACCGTTGGCTGATAGCCGAGCCCGGTCAGGACGTCGAGATCGCGGTGAAGCCGAGCGGTGACGGCCTGTTCTCGGTCACCTTCGGCCCGTACGCCCGGTCGACCGTGCAACTCGCCGCGGACTATCCGGCGGACCCGCCCGAGGTGTGGCGGCACGATCCCGCGACCGAGCGGCCGCCACGGATCAGCGCCGAGGAGATGTACGCCGAGCGGCTGATGTTCCACGGCCCTCAGTTCCAGGGCATCACCGCCGTACACGCCCTCGGTGACATGCACGTACGGGGGGTGGTCACCGCACCCGTGCCGCCGGGCGCCCTGCTGGACAACGCGCTACAGCTGATCGGCAACTGGCTCATCACCACACAGCCGTTCCGTACCGTCGCGTTGCCCGTGGGCCTGGGCCACATCCGCTACTTCGGTCCCCCGCCGGCACCCGGTACGGACCTGGAGTGTGTCGCCCGGGTGCGCTCGATCGACGACGCACAACTCGTCGCGGACACCCAACTGGTGGTCGACGGCCGGGTGTGGGCACAGATCGAGGGCGCGGTGGACCGGCGCTTCGACAGCCATCCGCAGGCCCGGCCGGCGGAACGGTTCCCCGAGCGGCATCCGATGTCGCTGATCCAACCCGAGGGCTGGACGATGGCCTTCGACTGCTGGACCGACCTGGTCACCCAGGGCATGGCCGCCCGCGGCATCCTGGGCTCGGCCGCGTACGCGGACTATGAACGGCAGCCCGCGCGGTCCCGCAAGCAGTGGCTGTTGGGCCGGATCGCCGTGAAGGACGCCGTCCGGTTCCGGTTGTGGGAGGACGGGCACCGGGACATCTACCCCATCGAGCTGACGGTCGGCAACGATCCGGACGGGCGACCCCGGGTGCACGGACGTCCGGGCCGTGACATGCGCGAGTGCGATGTCTCGCTGGCGCACTGCGCGGAGATCGGCGTCGCGATCGCGAAACCCCGCGGGCCGGCGTCGCCACCCGACGCGCCTGGCGTCGGCATCGACGTCGCCGAGATCACCGACCATCCGGAGAGCACCCTGCGCTTCGCCCTGACCGACGGGGAGACCGCCCTGCTGGACTCGCTCGGTGGCGACGCCGAGGAACGGCGGCACTGGTTCACCCGGTTCTGGGCCGCCAAGGAGGCCGTCGGCAAGGCGGAGGGGACCGGACTCGACGGGCGTCCGCGCCGGTTCGTCGTGACAAGCGCCACGGACACGGTGCTGACCGTCCACGTCGGTGGCCGGAGCTACCCGGTCGAGCACCGCGAGGTCGGAAACCCCGAAGACCTACCGCCCCGACGGTACGTGGTGGCCTGGACCTGGGGCCCGCGGACCGGGACCGATCAGCCGTGA
- a CDS encoding acyl carrier protein, producing the protein MAASHADILAELTEIIHAVLGDFAADEPITMDTTFRDDLGMESIDVVSLAGRLQARYGNTVNFAHFVAKLDLETVGELRVGQLVEHIARSLDASPTVVEAVHS; encoded by the coding sequence ATGGCCGCCTCGCACGCCGACATCCTCGCCGAGCTCACCGAGATCATCCACGCGGTCCTCGGTGACTTCGCCGCCGATGAACCCATCACCATGGACACCACCTTCCGCGACGACCTCGGCATGGAGAGCATCGACGTCGTCTCCCTCGCCGGCCGGCTGCAGGCCCGGTACGGCAACACCGTCAACTTCGCGCACTTCGTCGCCAAACTGGATCTGGAGACCGTGGGCGAGCTGCGGGTCGGGCAACTGGTCGAGCACATCGCACGCTCCCTCGACGCGAGCCCCACGGTCGTCGAGGCGGTCCACTCGTGA